In Pseudomonas flavescens, the sequence TTTGATGATCTCTTCCCACTAAATTCAAGATAAAAAATCGGCTCTACCCTTTTGTAGTGCCACTCAATATCGAAAATCACACCAACCTTTCCAGTTCCCAAAATTTTCGCCTCATCTAGAAAGCCAAATCCAGGGCATTGCACGACAACATAGAGATCAGGCCTTACAAAAAGCTCCTGATCTCTATATCTCAAGGTTAAAT encodes:
- a CDS encoding DUF6960 family protein produces the protein MQTNFAGSWGIYPWSPELGDNLVAPDSLDAVRSIRPYGKLFSCSGMSNGYLTLRYRDQELFVRPDLYVVVQCPGFGFLDEAKILGTGKVGVIFDIEWHYKRVEPIFYLEFSGKRSSKQYFKPDLVPIR